In Thermotoga sp., a single genomic region encodes these proteins:
- a CDS encoding zinc ribbon domain-containing protein, with amino-acid sequence MLPQQETCGVQPQAVQEKAELFDIKVIFVKESYTSQTYPVCGAKNKTNNGACKCKHCSFEGHKDAVGAFSIRAKYTGESLIVGALASPASVKSNPHLRGPGNIPWKLALSQ; translated from the coding sequence GTGCTACCGCAACAAGAAACTTGCGGAGTTCAGCCACAAGCTGTCCAGGAAAAAGCGGAGTTGTTCGACATCAAGGTTATCTTCGTAAAGGAATCCTACACATCCCAAACCTACCCTGTGTGCGGAGCTAAAAACAAAACGAACAACGGAGCATGCAAATGCAAACATTGCAGCTTTGAAGGTCATAAAGACGCAGTAGGAGCTTTCAGCATAAGAGCCAAGTATACAGGCGAAAGCCTGATAGTAGGGGCTTTGGCATCCCCTGCAAGTGTGAAATCCAATCCACACCTACGTGGTCCGGGTAATATCCCGTGGAAGCTGGCCTTGAGCCAGTAA